The following coding sequences lie in one Lolium perenne isolate Kyuss_39 chromosome 2, Kyuss_2.0, whole genome shotgun sequence genomic window:
- the LOC127335202 gene encoding uncharacterized protein, whose product MRKEIIIRMQPGSDRYHKRALKVAAAVSGVVSVTRTGRNMELLVVIGDGVDEGLLTKKLRKEVGEAEIVELRTLAAGASGSGYLPGTSSRDVAAAHSRSPHHWQSVNTLGRDSPVRGHVSYPVSAPSPLANPAVARWPAEQYRQTDAGYYPHAPSPSPSYYHASPMAGNGGYGGSSYARAAARSHPANYSPMIERHDYNAAGSWHRHGGGRTPKCCSIQ is encoded by the exons ATGAGA AAGGAGATCATCATCCGGATGCAGCCGGGGTCGGACAGATATCACAAGAGAGCTCTCAAGGTGGCCGCCGCGGTCAGCG GAGTAGTGTCGGTCACGAGGACCGGCAGGAACATGGAGCTGCTGGTGGTGATCGGCGACGGCGTGGACGAGGGCCTTCTGACCAAGAAGCTGAGGAAGGAGGTCGGGGAGGCGGAGATAGTGGAGCTGCGGACGCTAGCGGCGGGCGCCTCGGGATCGGGGTATCTGCCGGGCACGTCGTCCAGGGACGTCGCCGCCGCGCACTCCCGGTCTCCGCACCACTGGCAGTCCGTCAACACTCTGGGCCGGGACTCGCCGGTGAGGGGCCACGTCTCGTACCCGGTCTCAGCACCGTCGCCTCTGGCCAACCCCGCCGTCGCACGGTGGCCGGCCGAGCAGTACAGGCAAACCGACGCGGGGTACTACCCCCATGCTCCCAGCCCCAGCCCGTCCTACTACCACGCGTCGCCCATGGCTGGGAACGGCGGGTACGGGGGCAGCAGCTACGCGCGCGCGGCGGCACGCAGCCACCCGGCGAACTACTCCCCGATGATCGAGCGGCACGACTACAACGCGGCGGGGAGCTGGCATCGGCACGGCGGCGGCAGAACGCCCAAGTGCTGCTCGATACAGTAG